The genomic region ATTTGATTTATTTTCAATTGCTCTTTGTATAAAACCTCCACATGAAATAGTTTCATCATCTGGATGAGGTGAAAAAATTATTATTTTTTCTTTTTCTTTTGGATTCTCAATTTGAGGTAATAAATTTATTGCACCCTGAGGTAAAACTTGAGTTGCTCTTATGAATAATATGCCATAAATTAAAATTATTGGTAAAGAGAATAAAATAATTTTATTGAATAACTTTTTATTCTTCATGTTGATTAAATAATATTATAACAATTTTTTTAAAAATTAATTAATTCCTTTAGTTTTTCTATCTCATAATTGCTTAATCTATTTTCAACCCATTTTGACTTTAATTCTTTTATTTCAAAATCAATAAAATTCATAACTACTTTCCTTATTCCCCCGTCTATAAATTTTGTGTCACCAAAATATCTTGGAATCAAATGAAAATGAAGATGCATAATTGATTGACCACTTGCTTCACCAAGATTTAATCCAAAATTAAATCCATCTGGTTTTAAAAGTTTTTCAAGAGCATATTTAACATGCTTAAAAGAAATAAAGATATCTAAAATCTCATCATGGTTAAGTTCTTCAACTTTTAAAATGTGTCTTTTTGGAATAATTAATGTATGTCCCTTTGTCACAGGAAAAATATCAAGAAGAGCATAAGAAAATTTGCTATCAAATATAACTCTCTCTTTTTCAGGTTCACAAAAAGGACAAAAGTTTACCATCTTAATTAATATTTAAATAATCCTCTGCATTAATAATTTCATACCATTGAGGTTTAAAATTTTTGTTAGAAAACATTAATTAACCTCTTAATTAAATCTCCTTTATATTATACTTTCTTTCTCCCAAACCAATCTCTTCTCCATATTCGAGTTGTCTTAATCCAGAAATTTTATGAATGTGGAAAAATTTATCTTCATTTTCTAAAGATTTATAGCCAAGAGATTCAACTTTAAGTGCTTGAGCGCTTTTAACAGCATCGAATGATGCTTGATCAACTGAAACAATATCTTTTGAACCAAAAAGTCCTATATCTTTTATAATATTTTCATCATGCCAAGGAAGACAATCACAGTCTGGAGATACATCCATAACAAAATTTAAAAATGCTATTCTATCTTCAAAAAACTTTTTAACTCCATAAGCAAATTCAACCATCTTTTCCTCAAGAAGTTCACTTGAACTACCCCAAGATGTTTTAATTGCTCCAGTAGGACAAACAGTAACGCATTCTCCACACCCAATACATTTTGAATAATCAAAACTTGCTTTTTTATTTATAATAACAATAGCATTTTCAGGACAATGATCTCTACATTTACCACAACCAATACATTTTTCAATAACAAATGGTGGTTTAAAATCTGCATGTTGCATCTGTTTTCCTGCTCTTGATGCACAACCCATGGCAACATTTTTAATGCTTCCACCAAATCCTGCTGACATATGTCCTTTAAAATGAGTTAAAACAATAAGATAATCAGAATCAATAATTGCACCACCAATTTTCACTTTTTTAAAATGTTTTAAGTTAACCTCAATTTCATAAAAATATTGACCTCTTATACCATCTGCAATAACAATTGGACATCCCATTGAGGCATATGAAAAACCATTATAAATTGCGGTATTAATATGATCTATAGCGTTTGATCTTGATCCTCTATAAAGAGTGTTAGTATCTGTTAAAAAGGGTTTACCTCCTAAATCTTTAACAAGATCTACTACCTGTCTTACAAATATAGGTCTAAGATAACCATGATTTCCTAATTCTCCAAAATGAACTTTAATTGCGACAAGATCTCCATTTTTAATCTCTTTCGTAAGTTTTGATGCTAAAATTTTAATCTTTTTTAAAAAAGACCTCTCTTCACTTTCTGCTCTAAGAGATGCAAATAAAACTTCAGCCATCTTTTTCCCTCTTTAAAATTTATTAATTTTCTTCAAAAATTAAAGGAATTATTATTGGTTTTCTTCTTGTTTTTTCATAAAAGAATGAGGAGAGGGCTCCTTGAATATCTCTTTCTAAAATCTCTTTTGAATAAGAGTGATTTGAATTATAAATTGCTTCAATTCTCTCTTTTGCGTCTTTAGTAATTTTATTAAATTCAACTCCATTAAAGAATCCTCTTGAAAATAGGCTTATATCTTTTATCTTTCCTTTTTGAATGAGTAAACCAATTACAACTATTCCCTCTTTTGCTAAAACTTTTCTATCTTTTAAAACTTCACTTTCTTCAGATTCAAGACCAAGACCATCAATTAATAAATCATAAGTTTCTTCTTTTTTTCCTCTTCTTACTTTATTTTTTGTAACAATAAGAGTATCCCCATTTTCAACAATAAAAATTTTATCTTCGCTCAATCCAATATCTTTTGCAATTTTTTTATGAGCATAAAGATGTCTTGCCTCACCATGAATTGGAACAAAATATTCTGGTTTTATGAGTTGTAGCATAATTTTTAATTCTTCACTTGAAGCATGTCCAGAAACATGAACTCCGTCTTCTTCTCTATAAATTACTTCAGCATTTAAATTAAAAAGTGAGTTTATAATTTTATTAACATACTCCTCATTACCAGGAATTGGATGAGCAGAAATAATTACTGTGTCTTTTGGAAGAATTTTTATTTTATCATGTGTTGAATTTGCAAGACGAGTTAAACCAGAAAGTGGCTCTCCTTGACTTCCAGTTGTTAAAATTACAAGTTTTTCTTCAGGAATGAGAGGTAGTTCATCGATTGAAACTGTAAGATCGTTTGGAATATTTAAATAGCCAAGTTTTTTTGCAATTGTTATAATATTTACAAAACTCTTTCCATCAACATAAACTTTTTTATTTAATTTAAATGATATATCAAAAATTTGTTGTATTCTATGAATATTTGTAGAAAATGTTGTAATTATAATTCTTCCTTTTATTTTTCTAAAAAGATCAAGAAGTCTTTCTCCAACAATTCTCTCAGAACCTGTGAAACCTTCTTTTGTTGCGTTTGTAGAATCTGAAAGAATGAGTAGCACTCCCTCATGTCCAATTTGACCCAATTTTTGAAGATCAATTGCTTTTCCATCTATTGGTGTTGTATCAATCTTAAAATCACCTGTGTGGAAAATTCTTCCAGAATATGGATTTTCAATTAAAAATCCAAGTCCATCTGGAATCGAGTGATTTACATAAACACCTTCGAGTGTAAAATTTCCAATTTTAAATTTTTCATTTGGCTTTATTTCAACTTCTTCATATGGCTTAAACTTCCCTGGAATAACAGTTGAAGCAAGACCAAGAGATAGTTTCGTGCCATAAATAGGAACTCTAACTTTTTCAAAAACATATTTTAATGAACCAATGTGATCGAGATGTCCATGAGAAATTACAATTCCTTTTAACTTATTTTTTATTTTCTCAATGTATGATAAATTTGGAATAACATATTCAACACCATACATTTCAATTTCAGGAAATTTAAAACCAGCATCTAAAATAAAAGCAGTCTCATTATCTTCAAAAACTATCATATTTTTACCAATCTCATTTAAACCCCCTAAAAATGTGATTTTAACAAATTCATTGGATAATTCTTCTAAATTCATCTTCTGTAATATCTCCACAAACTCCAAAACTAAATTTTTCAAATTCAAGTTTATAAAATTCTTCCATTAAATTATCTTTATTAACTTTTTGAATTTTATCTATTGTATCCTCTATTCTCTCAACATAGCCTTTTCTAAAGAAATTAACTCCATTTCTTTCACTTTTTGCTAAGGAATTTTCAAGTTTAAGTAAAAGATTTCCAATTAAGAACTCTTTACTCCTTTCTATCTCTTCATCTTTAAATGATTCCTTTCTAATTGTTTCAAATTCATTTTTTATTTCATATAAAACTTTCTGAAGGTTATTTTTACTTGTTGCAAAATAGATAACACCAGCACCAGTTTGTTTGTATGAAAGATTAAAAGAGTATATTGAATAAACAAGACCCATATCCTCTCTTATTCTTTGAAATAATCTTGATGACATACCTCCACCAAGAGTGTTAATTAAGACAATTTGTGTAGGATACTCTTTTGCCAAAACAGATGTTGATTTAAATCCCATATGAACATAAACTTGTTTTATATCTTTATGTCTTACTTTAATATCACTTATAAATTTAGGTTCTTCGAGAAAATTTATCTTTTTCTCATAATCAAATCTTCTTAATTTCTCTTCTATTTTCTTTTTGACATAATCAAAATCTAAATTTCCATAAAAAGAGATTATTATGTTTTTGGGATGATAAAAATCTTTAAAAAATGATAGCAAGGAGTCTCTTGTTGAATTTTTTATATTTTCAACTTTCCCTATCACATCATAAGAAAAAGTAGAATTACCCCACATTGCTTTTTTAAGTTCAATTAAAGAAAGTTCTTCTGGCGAATCTTCAATTGAGTTATATTCTTCAATTACAACATTTTTTTCTTTCTCAATCTCATTGGGTGGAAATATTGGATTTTGAATTATATCTAAAAGTACATCACTTGCCTTTTCAAAACTTTTATCTCTTCCTCTTATGTAATATCCGGTATATTCACTCGAAGTAAATGCATTCATATCACAACCTATTCCTTCAACTTCAATTGAAATCTGTTTTGAATCTCTTCTTTGTGTACCTTTAAAAACAAGGTGTTCTATAAAGTGAGAATAACCATTAGTATTCTCACTTTCATAAATAGAACCAGCAGGTACCAAAATAAAAAGAGAGAAAGATGGGAAATTTTCTCCTTTTTGATAAATTAATGTTGAGCCATTAAATAGTGGCTCAACCTTTACTAAACTTTCATCCATCTATTTATTTTTTATCTTTTCTCCTTTCTCTATCTTCATCGTCGAAAATAATTCCTTTTTGAGTTAAATTTACTCTTCCTAAATCATCAATATTTGCAACTTTTACAATAATTTCATCACCAACTTTTGGCCAAAGTTTTGTGTTTTTTGCAATACTACTTCTC from Caldisericia bacterium harbors:
- a CDS encoding pitrilysin family protein → MDESLVKVEPLFNGSTLIYQKGENFPSFSLFILVPAGSIYESENTNGYSHFIEHLVFKGTQRRDSKQISIEVEGIGCDMNAFTSSEYTGYYIRGRDKSFEKASDVLLDIIQNPIFPPNEIEKEKNVVIEEYNSIEDSPEELSLIELKKAMWGNSTFSYDVIGKVENIKNSTRDSLLSFFKDFYHPKNIIISFYGNLDFDYVKKKIEEKLRRFDYEKKINFLEEPKFISDIKVRHKDIKQVYVHMGFKSTSVLAKEYPTQIVLINTLGGGMSSRLFQRIREDMGLVYSIYSFNLSYKQTGAGVIYFATSKNNLQKVLYEIKNEFETIRKESFKDEEIERSKEFLIGNLLLKLENSLAKSERNGVNFFRKGYVERIEDTIDKIQKVNKDNLMEEFYKLEFEKFSFGVCGDITEDEFRRIIQ
- a CDS encoding ribonuclease J, whose translation is MNLEELSNEFVKITFLGGLNEIGKNMIVFEDNETAFILDAGFKFPEIEMYGVEYVIPNLSYIEKIKNKLKGIVISHGHLDHIGSLKYVFEKVRVPIYGTKLSLGLASTVIPGKFKPYEEVEIKPNEKFKIGNFTLEGVYVNHSIPDGLGFLIENPYSGRIFHTGDFKIDTTPIDGKAIDLQKLGQIGHEGVLLILSDSTNATKEGFTGSERIVGERLLDLFRKIKGRIIITTFSTNIHRIQQIFDISFKLNKKVYVDGKSFVNIITIAKKLGYLNIPNDLTVSIDELPLIPEEKLVILTTGSQGEPLSGLTRLANSTHDKIKILPKDTVIISAHPIPGNEEYVNKIINSLFNLNAEVIYREEDGVHVSGHASSEELKIMLQLIKPEYFVPIHGEARHLYAHKKIAKDIGLSEDKIFIVENGDTLIVTKNKVRRGKKEETYDLLIDGLGLESEESEVLKDRKVLAKEGIVVIGLLIQKGKIKDISLFSRGFFNGVEFNKITKDAKERIEAIYNSNHSYSKEILERDIQGALSSFFYEKTRRKPIIIPLIFEEN
- a CDS encoding HIT domain-containing protein; this translates as MVNFCPFCEPEKERVIFDSKFSYALLDIFPVTKGHTLIIPKRHILKVEELNHDEILDIFISFKHVKYALEKLLKPDGFNFGLNLGEASGQSIMHLHFHLIPRYFGDTKFIDGGIRKVVMNFIDFEIKELKSKWVENRLSNYEIEKLKELINF
- a CDS encoding DUF362 domain-containing protein, producing the protein MAEVLFASLRAESEERSFLKKIKILASKLTKEIKNGDLVAIKVHFGELGNHGYLRPIFVRQVVDLVKDLGGKPFLTDTNTLYRGSRSNAIDHINTAIYNGFSYASMGCPIVIADGIRGQYFYEIEVNLKHFKKVKIGGAIIDSDYLIVLTHFKGHMSAGFGGSIKNVAMGCASRAGKQMQHADFKPPFVIEKCIGCGKCRDHCPENAIVIINKKASFDYSKCIGCGECVTVCPTGAIKTSWGSSSELLEEKMVEFAYGVKKFFEDRIAFLNFVMDVSPDCDCLPWHDENIIKDIGLFGSKDIVSVDQASFDAVKSAQALKVESLGYKSLENEDKFFHIHKISGLRQLEYGEEIGLGERKYNIKEI